The genomic interval CGTTAGCCATTTGAGCAGTCTTTGAATCTCCTTGAGGTTACTGGGACTTTGCATCTCGACAATCACTCTACATTTCCCTCCTTCTACGTTGAATGCACACTTGTCGGGGTTGAGACGCATGCGATATTTACGAAGAGCTCAGAAGACTTCTTGCAAATCTTTGACGTGCTGCTTGCATGAGTCTGATTTGACGACAATGTCGTCTACGTAAACTTCAACGTTTCTCCCAATCATGTCGTGGAAGACGTAATCCATTAATCGTTGATACATGGCTCCAACGTTGTTGAGGCCGAACGACATGACTTCATAGTAAAAGTTGTTGGAATTGGTCACAAAAGTTGTTTTTTCCTTGTCCTTCAGATGCATCTGGatttgattataccccgagTATGCATCGAGGAAACTGAGGATATGATAACCTGCTGCTCCATTCACGAACCGATCGAAGGTTGGCAGGGGATAAGAGTCTTTGGGACATGCTTTGTTGAGATTGGTGTAATCTACACACATTCGCCACTTACCATTAGATTTCTAGACCATGACCATATTAACCAGCCATGTGGTGTTGTGTGCCTTACGGATGAAACCAGCCTTCATTAACTTCTCAATTTCTTCTCAAGCGACCTTACACCTTTCTACCCCTAACTTTCACTTTTTCTGAGCTATCAGTCTGGCCTCTTTATAAATAGAGAGGCGATGTATAATCACATCGGGACTTACTCCAGGCATGTACATGCAATAGGTCGACATTATTGACTAAGGTTGTACTTATTGACTTACAGTTGTCCGGATATATGTCTTATGCTCACCGTCACGGAGGGGTAGAGGCTGAAGGTCTTCACCTGCTTCCATACGGGCATCATCAAGTCGAGGGTCCAGATATATTAATGCGACCATGTGCTCTCTGGAGCGCCTGTCCCGAGAGTGTTTGTCTGGTGATCGTCCTCGCCTACTTGGGGACTGATCGCGCAGTGATGCCTTGTATAATCGTCTGGTAGGTTCAACCTTTAGGCTAGCAACGTAACATTCGCAAGCCGTTTTCTTATCTAAGTGAACCGTCACAATATCATCGGCCATAGATGGAAATTTCATTGCTAAGTGAGGAGTGGAAACAATCGCTTTTAAACGATTGATGGACAAACGTCCGAGCAATATGTTGTACGAGGTGTTCGCGTCCAATAAGTATTTAATGTTTATGGTTTTGCTGAGGCATCCTTCCTCACAGGTATATAAACTAATATACCCCCTGGTGTTGTTTATCATATGGCTGAATATTTGTTTCTAGGTTTCCCATCTTCTTGAAGGTTTTTCAATAAAGAATGTATAATGAGCTGCCCTGATCTACTAACACTTtggtaatgttgaatttacctaTCTCTACGGTAATCATCATAGGATCGTCTTGTGCTGGATCTATTGTATTGAAATCGTCATTAGTGAATGTTATTGGGGATATCCATGGTCGTTTCTGATTTGATTTGGAATGAATTGACTAGATGACCCTGAGATGTTTCTTTCTAACCGAATTGGAGCATCCCCACTCGCGAAACCTCTAGCTAAATTATTCAAAGAAAACTAAACTTAATTGTTATActttagttttttaaaactaaattgttCATAAATAGACCAATTTAAACTTAAACAAGTATAACTCGtgatatttgaaaatatatttaaaaagaaagatTTTCAGGTAACCaatttaaatcaatttaattcaaTGCAATTTACTCTAATTATAATACAGTTAAGTTTATTTAaacatttatataattcaattcaattttacAATAACAGTTATACGAAGTTCAATTTTACACAATTCATGCACACTCCTACAATTACATCAAATCTTTATGCAATTTAGTTGTTAAAAGATGAAAATATACGCAGAATGACGAgctttttaatctttaaataaaGGTGTTAAGCAATTTTCTAGCATCTATAACACAATATACTATCAAACCATAAAACACCATTTCGCATCGAGAAGTCTTACAGTCATATTCTTCACCTCCATCACGATGTTCTATAAGGATAAGTCTTTCCAATGAGATTTCTTAATTACTAGAGTAAACAATTCTTGCCCGTTCCCCATCTCCCTACAACTATtgacaaaaaaaacaaaacatagtTTTGTGCAATTGCGATaacttttaaaaagaaaataagtgtTCCCGATTAAGGGGACCATTAGCATTAGTGCTAAGGAAAAAGGTTGTTGAACTAACCTATGGCTATGCCTATCTTAATGGACTTAGATTTTCTTATTTCGCTTTAACCTGTCCAACAGGATCATAATTACTATAATTAACTTTCGTGATATGTTTCTGCTTATGCGTAAGCCTTAATCTACGGAgcaaaaaatgtattttattacTATAAACAAGTGAAATATTTTATCAACATAACTGTATAATCACGTGGATGATTTTACAACATCTATGAGCAGTGAACTACATAATAGAGGGTACACGACGTTGGAGCGTACGACTATAATACTATTCCAAGAATAAAGAAAACATTATCATGAAATGTGGGTCTTATTATACAATGAaacattcttcttcttcttcgtatCTTTGTCATTATTAAAGTGATTATTAGATAGATAGAAAATATCAAACTCAACTGCTTATTTGAGAGAGAAAATGGGAAAAAAATGACGTTATGGGCtccaaatataaaattattttccccCCTAAATGAGACATGCAACAATAGAGAGGGGGAAAAAAGTGAAggttatgttttttaaaatagacAATAATTTATGTTAGTGAAAAATGGGttctttaagtttaatttacttgtaatttatagattgtgtattttttttctttttgaggatatatatatatatatatattctttttttttctatttctatttaTACAAATAAGaagtatattttctttttatttatttatacttcCTTGTTTCTTTCCTTTCAATTCCCATCTTTAGTCTACTGTTAAGAAATCTCTTTCAAACAATGATTGTGTCCTACAAGACGAACAAAcattactaaaaaaatcattatcttAAATTCATGTTACTTCACTTCTGTCTCAGACAAGACTAGACAAGACTAGACAAGAATAAGAAGAACCTTAAACACATAACATTGAGTTTAACTAAGAATAAATGTAATTTTAGTCGAGTATgtaatctgtttttcttttttgtgtatTCTTCTATATATACTAGAATTTTCCACCTATCTATTTTGTATTTGGTCTTGTTATTGACCTATTTCAACAATAAAGATTAATTATTCAATATCCCTTGATTTATGCTAATGTAGAAATTAATATCCTTCAATATCGGTATCAGAAATTAACACTTTTAAATGTCGATCTAATTATCCACCAAATAAGGCTCTATGGTACAATTTCTTACAAAGAAATAAAGTGTTATCTTAAACAATGACAAACTGTCGTTACTAATCGTGTTTATACTGAGAGTTTAAACTTTATCTAAGTCTATATTCTTTCAAGCTCAAACCTTCAAAACAACTTTTCCCGCTTCTTTTCACTTGGGTGTTAAATGCAATGGTTTCGTAGAGTTCATGTATGAGTAATTTTAGCTATAATGTTCCCATTATGGAAGAATCAAAATCAGCAAAGGACCTGCTAGTGAAAAGTTAAATGTGCCTCTTTTTCTTGATAATTATTTTACCGGCATTTATTGTTTCTTCATCGTTCATGGGGTTAGGTTCCTCTAGGGAACTATTTTCTCTGTTATTCAAGAATAAGGTAACTGACGTATGTCATGGTAATTAagcatatataataaaattataaatttatttaggaGGAGGAACTGAAACGGTCATTGACTCTTTTAGAGGCAGCTTGAACGACAAGAAAGTACAAGATGGAATCATGGGACACATGATTCTTATGACTAAAATAGCCTAAAAGGCCATTGCACTAGCAATTATGTGTGACATAGCACCACGTAGTACTACCAGGGATGCTGGAAACTGAAGATGTTGGTTGATGAATATTAGAAAATCaatttgttgttgttgatgGTAGTTGGGGGGTCACTGGAGGTTCAAATTCCTCAGCCTGACAAAAGGAAAATCAAATATTAGAATCAGGAAGATCGAATAAAGTTGTTGGTGTTGTTTGgtataattttaacttatttctTGATTGAAAGATTATTCTTTGCCCTCTTTGATGAGTGTTGTTGTGCAAtcattgttttttctttctcttaacTAGATACTCATCTCCCTCGTGATAACTTGTTTATAAAACTGATAAGTAATAcaagtttttcttaatttattagATACATGTGATAATCGAAGTTAGTAACTAGTTATAATTGAAGGGAATGGTACCTTTTCTCCTCCTGATCAGAGGCTGCAGTTTTCTTGTAGTTTGGGAATGGCACTCGTCCTGACTCAATATGCTTAACATCCTGGACAAGGAGTTCGTAGTGTCTCTTGACTTCCTCTGGAGTTTTGCCACCAACAGCATGGGCAACATTGTACCAACGGTCAGGGGTGTCCTTGTCATAAACAGCTAGAGCCTTCTCAAAGGCCTTGTTGTCCTTAACACTCCATGAACCTGAGGCTGAGATTGAACTGGATGCCATTTGTTTCAGGAAGGAAAAGAAATGAAGTTGTGAAATGGTCACTGAGTTGGTAGCAAAGGTGTTGTGAAGGGTCAAGAGTTTGTAATGATCAGACTCAAGGAAGAGCTGATGTGTTGAGAGGTAGCAATGTGTGCTCCTTTTATAAGCACAAATGGAAGGTATTAGGTAGGGTAGTGCCAGTTGGCATCAAAATCTTGCTGAAATGAAATAGAATTATTATGATTTGTCTTCTTAGGAACCATGGAATTGAGCAGGCCCAAGAAATTGGGTAGCAGCGATGTGGGAGAATCAGTATCTTCATACAGTAAAAACCAGTGGATGTATTGAAAAGACTAGCCAAGAgctttttataacttttttttacttgtttatTTATGTCTACGTGTTATGAGTCagcatttttgttttcttttaaccTTGAAAGATTTATGATATGCTGGACTAAACAATTTTATAGAACTTTTAGAGAAGAAATACATATTAGTTTttaatcaaaagagaaatacagTTTTTATAAACTATATTCCTGAAACTTTGTTGAAATAAGTCGAAaacaacttatatatatatatcctctAAGATTACATTGGAAATTACCTCTTTTATATAATCATTTCTaaagagaataagaaaaaaaaacgattttttataagttagttttaatttatataaaaataaaaataaaaattatatgaaaattttaaaaattataataaaaattagaattaactttaattattgaaattaattacaatttttttttaaatttttattttagaagtccttttttaaatatttttattggttCTCCCAGTATAGTTGCAGAGTGTTACGCAAGTTATTTTCAGCATAAAATTAGTCCAAAATATTGTAATTAAGCATTTTGATTTTGACAGCCTGTGAAAAGTATTTGTAAGCTAGTTTGGTGGATGGTAATTAGTTTTGTTATAGAAGATATGAAGAGTTTAGCAAAGGGACACAATGAGGGTCTTTGTTTTAGAGAACAAACTTGGGTTGTGGTTCAAAACATAAGAACGTATGCAGAACAACACTCTATTTGATAGGTCAGCTAATGcctatctttattttattctcttaCTCGCAGGGTCTTCAGTGGGTCCAGCCTCAAATCCACTGAATCCAAAGCTGGTACAAAAGGGAAACAAACTATGTGAAATATGTGCATAATTTGGAACccttgaaaaagaaaaaaaaagaaaaaaagttaaaagtagGGCCAAGTGTTATCCAACGGCTTGCATGTGAGTATGTGAGGACAATGTAAGTCTGTGCATGACAATTAATAGGTGTAAAAACTTCCACGCATGCCACAAAGAAAACAACCACAATATCTTGTTCAGAACAGTTCGATTGCATATGAAAAGCTCTTGTGTTTTCATGTTGCTTGGTGGTGATCTTGTATCTGTACTTTGTCCTGAACAACATTCCAACACTCCTGCTTGGCCAGTTGTGTTCTACAATTATTGctgtttttccttctttttttttacTCCGAGGAAAGGTTATTAAATAGGTGACTCACTCTTTTTAGCTGTTGGGGTCCCTCTTTTCCTTTACTTGATTCATGATTTATGACGAagattttgtttgattttagttagatggacagaatttaaatgtcGGTTAATTATGCAAATTATTAATCTGTTTTTCTAAACACCAATTACGTAAGTTTCAGCTTAAGCATTTATGTCTTTTGATTTCGTAAGAGGCATACCTTGGAGCATTGTCATGGCCATGTAGGAAACAGATGAGCATATCATTATATGCAACATCCATTATAAGCAGTCTGAAAATCATGTAACGTGCAAGTGATCAAATAATTCCAATTATTACAACATTAAGAGGAAACCAGCATGTGATGAAGAAAAGAGGAAGCCGTTTGACCcggaaataaattataattttattattcttcCATTGTTCTTATGTCAAAAAATAGTTTCGTAGATTATATCACTGCATCGAATACCAACAAATGCACTACTGTTATATGTATATGAAATATCTTTCATGATACTTTGCTTTGTCTtttgctgttaccttaggccAATGTCATGAAGCAAACTACATAGCTTCAGCAATTGCTCATATACCCTTAAGGCCAGTTATAGTATAGGGATAATAATCTTTAGCTTCTAAGTTATGCCAAGGCTCATACAAAACAACAGGAACACTTTGGAGTTTTACCCGTTCTGGATTAGCACGTGGGTTGAGTCTTGCAGGCCATTTCATTCGTATGGCTTTTACACTTCTAGAGTAAGAACATCCACAATCATATCTTTTTAACTCATTTATCGTATGGTATTGGGCAAGAGCAAGACAATAAGGTGACAGAAACCATCATTAACCTAGTTTCTATAAATGATTATAACTCTGCATTTCGAGATGACCAAACCAGAACCTTGTTCTTGAAAGGCTAATTAGTACGCCATGTTACAGGAGGAAAAATCGTCTGATTTATGGCCCACTTATTTGTTGAGTGGGGGATAACATAAAGATGTACCCTTTTGATGACaataaagataagaaaaaaTGTACCATGATGGAGGAGTAAACATTCATTTTAGTACATGAAATATTGCAAGTGTCGGTTACAAAATCCCTACTTTTGTTCATGCATCACCCTGTAAAATCACTTGGTTTTTCCCTACTTAACTTtcttaaacaaaatataaagtCAATGTTATTGTGTAAAGTGTGAAAAAGTTCTTCTGATATCACATGGAATTAGTCTTTGAGCTGGTAGGCAGAGAAAAACTCATGACAgaacgaaaaaaaaaatcagagagCAAAATAAAAATCACAGCAATTATAAGTTTAATAGCCTAAAATTGAGCCAGGCATAATGTTGcactaaatttaattatttagagCTAATCATTCTCTCAAATTTAACTAATTAATTGttgcatttatttatttctagaACCAGCTTTTGCAGGTTCTTTTGCCAGCCTTATGGCATGTACTCATCATATTTCCAGTTTCTTTTCAGCTATTGTACAAGATACCATACCATTACTTTTTCCTGTTGTAATTGCTGGTTTCCAATTTCTCTTGAAttgaacttttttctttttgattcatttgttataattttcaatttctGACTACAGAGACATGGTGCGGAGAAGTGTTAAAAATCACAATCACTCCACACCACAAAGTGTTGAGTGTGCTACGTGCAATGAATGTGATTAGTAACGTTGTACACCACAATTTTGAGCATACTTGATTTAggtttattattgtttaaataaGAAGGTAATGCATATGTGTGTGTTTGATTCGAATGAAGAATTAAAATGACTGAATAATAGTGAAAGGGTTTGAATTTTGGAATTTGGAATAACAGTAAAGCATATAAAAGCACACCATATTTTGGTGAGGGCGGTGCAGTGATGGCATGGCTACAGGTATCAAATTGGTTTAGAGTGCCCCCTCCCTATGGAATTGTTTTGTTTGCAACATCTTGCAACTAGGCTTAGGCCTCATGAGTGTAGTATATTCGCAAGAAGAACCCAAGATTGATGCTCAATATATAGGAATTGCTTGCAATAATGGTTCATATAACAAATTTTGTACTTAACTTTATATAGTTCATAATTCTTTTCAAGATCTTTTCGATGCTGTAATGATAAGGATAGTTACCCCTTGAAAAGGATAACACATTTGTCTGTCCAACTCTTTGTAGGTGTATAATTTTGGGAAATGTTTTCATACTTTATATTTGGTTTTACATTCTTTTAAACTATTCTCTTCTTACACTATAAATTTAactattcattttaaaaataaattttctattttttcgtGCTTTcttaaataattagtttttatattttattttctcttctaGTTACACTAATCTTCATACACCACTTACAAGAATGAGATTGATTTCttaagaattaatttttaaatttaaattatttctcAGTCTGAGTGTTTTATTATCTTTAAATGTtaattaaattgtattttattttaagctggactttaatgtgtttttaattcttattaaaTTAGCAAGTTTTGCCTTTagtatttatgaaaaaaatcttTAGTCTTCATTCCTAGAAAActgatatattttgttttatttttatttttatcttactATCATGTGTCACTTTGATATCCAAATAATGTGTCACTTTGATATCCAAATAATATTCCTTAGTATCTATGGTCACTATGTcaacatgtatatatatatctaaTAAAAACTTTTACATTCCTAAAATAAATGTTGCTTATTTCTCTTAAATGAACTTTTAGAAACCAAGATAATTTATACCTCGAATGtatttcaaagaaaaatattcTAAGAGATTTGTATTT from Phaseolus vulgaris cultivar G19833 chromosome 1, P. vulgaris v2.0, whole genome shotgun sequence carries:
- the LOC137813947 gene encoding protein RADIALIS-like 2 → MASSSISASGSWSVKDNKAFEKALAVYDKDTPDRWYNVAHAVGGKTPEEVKRHYELLVQDVKHIESGRVPFPNYKKTAASDQEEKRLRNLNLQ